TAAAGGAACATAAAGACAGTTTGAGAAATGAAGGGTTGGTGAGATAGTGATCGTGCCAGCCCCTTTCACTTGTGCTAAATCTCCACTGGCAGTTTGAACATAACTTTTTGTGGATTGGGAGATATCAAGGAAATCAGATGCATCAAAGGACATGGTATATGTTGCCCCACAGTAAAAAATCTAGTGGTAGTCTTTCGGTCCTATGTGGGAGGATGAAGAGTACGCTAGAGGTTGGAAAGAATTTATACACAGTATGGATGacttaaattcaaaaatatggggtgtaatttttaaatttttgaaagATGGGGGCTTTTTTCCAGTTAAAACACCCCCATCTCTTCCACTCAACCTTAGCCGCCTCTACCTCTGCCGAAACTACTTCCAGCTTGTGACTGCCGGAAGGCAGTGGTGGATCAGCGTTGTTTGTCGCCGCGCAGGTACTGGTGCCGGCGGTGGTTGTCTTCCTCCGCTTCTTTCTTTTTCCCCACTGCACAGCCTCCACCGTCGATGCTGCTTTAACCTGCGATGGGTGCTGCCGGCTGATGCTACTACTTCCACTGCTGACGCCGACACTGCTTTTTGTGACGGGTGGCGCTTGGTCGCTTGGCGTGTTTTCACCAGCCATCCGACCCTCCTTGTTTTCTCCGGCGTTGGTGACTGGTGCTGCTACCACAAGTGACATTAAACCACTGCATACCCTTTCTCCGCCATCAACGAGGGCATTGGCGTACGTCTTCTTCGGCGCGGGATGTCTTTCCTTGTTCTCCTGCAGCGGTGTGTGGCTACTCCCCGGCAAAATCTTTTCACTTCATAGATTTAGGTTTGAGGCGGTACTCCTTCGGCTGTTCGCCGGTGTCGTTGCTGCAGCAGGGTGCTTGGACCCTATGCCGAGGTTCTTCGGCTGGTAGGAATTTTGGCTTTAGTTTGTGTTGGCTTTGTACAAATCAATTAGATTTGAGATTGGCTTATCTCCATTGGAGGTTTTTTGTCGgtttcctgctctgataccgTCTTAAAGATGTTAATCGAGAGAGACATTCTCAGATTGGTAAGTCATATTGGAAGTAGAAAATAGAAATGGAAGAAATTGTTGTGTATTTTTTCTTGTGTCTTTGATATGCTCAtcaccctagtatttatagggataTTTGAGTATCGTTTAATACACCAATCAATAAGGATTGGAACTCTACACACATAGAAACTATACACAGTCTAGGAACTCCACTGTAAGGAATGATGGGCGGCTATTTATGATTGCTTTTTTCAACACCCtttattaataatttgatgagaaatgatatgctacatatctAACGTGAACACCATTCGTAACTCGTGAGCACTACACTTGTTTAATGCACGAAAAATGAACAAATCGAACtttgtttttaataaaattttaaaatataaattacaatattttgatatattagaatcaaactaaatgatATAcattcattaataaaaaaagtaacaAACGTGCATTAAACGAGCATGATACTCacgaattaattaataaaaaaataacaatatactcacgaattaattaataaaaaaataacaatatactCACGAATGATGCTCACTTAAGATAACATATCATTTCTGGTATCGATACTTTCGAATGGGAACAGTAGAAATTGCTTTCTTatctataattttaattttatttaattgaataaattaagaagaaatatttatttaattatgatgaTAACATTTGTTATCACTTCAGTTTGCCAACGGGATCAACTTGAGCCCAATATAAAAcccaataataataaaatcttgAAAACGattttactaataaaaataaaagaaactgTTAGGACCTGTTATTTCCAACAGTATGCCCCATTAATTACAATGTCCTTTTTTATTTATCATAAATTTACAAGGGAGAGATCAGATTTTATCTCAAGTTTGAATGGAAACCGAAAGATAAATATGCCGTCGGTGCATTAAATTACTCTAAAttaagtgacaaattttaacATTAATTCACTAATGTCATATGAAATCATCATTTTTTACTTATAACTTGAAACGGAATTAATTACTATCGATATGTAGTTTTAAGGTAACATTGGAAACGAATTTGTAACTTTGTATGTAAATGAAAATTTACAGAATCTCAAAGTTGATCACATTAAAATTACTCAGATTCTCAAAGTAGATGTTATTATAGTGagcaatttaaattaataaataagcatatagttttaaaaaatctgttaatttttttttcacattcatttattatgtatttaaaaaaagtatCTAAACAGAGAAACTGGATAGTTGAATCAAGTAGGGGCCGACAAGAATGACCAAAGCAACCGTCTTAAATTAAATAcgaaaaaaataagaaggaattTCCTTTTTGAGAATGTACCATTTCTCCCCttatctctcctctctctctctaactcgTTACCCTCCTTCCAATTGGTGTTGTCACATTAAATCCGATTCATTTCAATTACTCAACTTGTGTCATAAATATTACCTTtgatttgataaattttattCCGAgccataatatatatatatatatagcaccAATATAGTGTCAGCCGATGATTAAATTTTATATGTCACACAACGgattatttgaaattaaattgaaCCAAAACTACCCGAGATTGGTGTTATGTGAcaatcaattttaattaattactactataacttttaaaaataattatatcaatGATAATTCGCGACTAAATGTAACAAAAcaagaaatgaaaaatgaagacaaaattaaattgaactaaATTGATAGTATTACACAACCTTAACTTAGTCCCGAAGAGTAATTTATGTAATATTCCGAAATTAGTATAGAACCAAATTTACGCAACCGAACTACACTGGTAAAACTAAATTCGGTCAAATCTATAGTAAGTAACTAAACACGTCACGTGCCTCACATTTATCTTTGTACTTAAAAAGCAATTGCTATAcatcaacaacaaaaaataaagaaaacaaattaaatctcTTATCATCTTTAATTTCCCATTTATCTCTATATATACCCTCATTTCTTCCATAAACACACTCTggcaaaaccaaaaaaaaaataaagaaacattCAGAAACGTAAACAcgtaaaaaaaagttgaaaaagAATGCATTACCAGACCGGTTCAGGGTCATGCAAGGTGCCATTAAAACGCAGCGTTGCGACGGACCCGATGGAGCGGATAGAGAGGATGGCGGCGGCGCACGCGGTGGTGATCTTCAGCGACAGCACGTGCTGCATGTGCCACACCGCGAAGCGCCTCTTCTGCAGCTTGGGAGTGAGCCCGGTGGTCTACGAGATCGACCAGGACCCCAGGGGGGAGGACCTCTCCAAGGCGCTGCTGCGCCTCCACGGAGGCGCAGCGCCTGTCCCGACCGTCTTCATCGGGGGGAAGCTCGTTGGCGCCATCGACAGTGTGATGGCGTCTCATATCAACGGCTCGCTTGTGCGGCTGCTTAAAGAGGCTGGCGCGCTCTGGCTCTGATTCAATTAGTATTGTCAAGtttctttttcatttattattatctaaACCAGTTTTTAATTCTAGGTAATACTATATAGTTCTAGTTTTATAGTACCAATATTAATATATCTCTTCTCTGTCTTCCTTCAAACTCGAATATGTGTTGTACTATCACACGTGTCAAAAATACCATGAACCGGCATTGCAAATAGTGGCTGAGCTAGGATTTTGCGTAGACAACATAAATTTCAtaagtgtaatttttttttatggacTTTAAATTTGGTAATGAACTTTGTCTTGGGTGCTAATTTTCTACCGGCAACAAATTTCAGCTTATTAGAAATGATGTGGATGATGAGTTGTCATGTTTTAAAATGAGTAGGCAGATAAGATTTCATTTTTGGTTTAGTATCTTAAAATTTCTCCACATTGACCCTTTTATGTACTAATTGGTGGCTCGATATAGCCTAAGACGACAATAGAATTAGCAGCGACCCTCAGTTATTATTTACCAAGTTTGAAGTTCGTGGTGAACATCAAAGTTTAAGAGTTGTGTAATATTATGCATCAAAAAGCCCTTGTATATTGGACGATAATCACGGCGTGCTAGGGGCTTGGCTTTGCCATTACACGTGCTTAATTATATGTGAAATTCAGAAATTCTAGTTCTTAAAATTGTGGGAGAAATCATTAACGGCAATTATTAGAGAAAGCTATGAAATTTGGTCAACTTCTTGTCAATTTCGCAAATTTGAATCAACCGCTATTATTATGACTTTTGATCATTTTCTCAATTGTCCCATGACCAAAAATTATCGACGTGACACATGTGTCCTAAATTTAAGACGTGGCACTAAGTAGTGTGTACATGTACTAATGTCATTaacttgattaaaaaaaatcacgagctttggtcaaattctagttaatccaacaattttaaaaataagtcATTATATGATACCTTCGATATTTTTCACAATTGCCCATGATGCTATGTGATGTGCCGATATAAAATCATACTAGTACTAGAGAAGAAAATTTTCGCatagttttcaattttaattttacctACTTAAACGATGTAGTTTAGTGTACATTTGTACTACATGCATGTGCCACATTTATCATTTAAGATACTTAGGTTACATAAATTTTGGGCCTtaggaaaattaagaaaattgaCAAAGTTATGATATTAGCGACTAATTTTGAAGCCTGCGTGGACGGACTATAATTTAacctaattttaattattttttgacaATTTAATATAACAAACATAACGTTGTTTAAATGGCCGTACATTTTGTCCATGTAATATTTTTCGATCATTGCATTAAACATGATTTCTTCCAAATCCGAGTCcataaaacaaatgaaaaaaaaatatcaacgtCGCTATATTTTCAAACTTGCCAAATTGACCAAAATTGGGCCAAATTTGATTTACTTTTATGGCAACTTGCCCCTAACATTTTAAATACAGTAGATTACATTTTAATTAATCcacttttataataatatatcaaaaacattcccttCCAATTATCAAGATCATCTCCTATGAATCTCTAACACAGCTAAAAAGGTATACTTTTCAAAAAAATTCTCGTGCATGTTTGACTTATCATGATATAAAGCTGGGTAACTTTTAAAATCAAATGGATCGAAGCCATCCACCGACCTTCGATTTATTGAATAAATCCCATCAAATTTAACGAGATTATCCCTTCAATTATCCCATCGACACTCACTACTGCAGGGACGGATCTAGTATAGAATGAGAAGGGGTAAATGCCCCACCTCAATTTTTCATAAGTATGTAGGCATTTATATTATATTACCTTAATATATGTAAATTCACACTATTTGCCCCCTTacatttaagaaaataataatttattttcccCTCTCCTAAAAACACACCACCTTTTACCTTTAaatgtaataatataatatattttgttttattttaatatttatttatttatattttaatatttttgcccCTCCTGTTATAATTTTCTGGCTCCGTCCCTGCACTACTGGATAATGTCTTTTTCCGTATAAACCCACAATTCCCGGCTGGTATACAGATTTATCCTGTCACCTACTTTTTCATGCATACTTTTTTTCCGAAATCTAAAATGCTAACTTTCTACATAAATTATTCCAATGTTTCTTCCGAATGTTTTAGACATAAACATTTAAAGGAATCGTCCATTCAGTAAAAATATGGTATATGTcttagtatatttttataagtAGTGAGAAATGTAtataaattgtactccctccgtcccactttaggagtcccgatcatttttatgcatttgtttcataaaaatgatacttcaataaatagttaaagttgagaaatcgtaaaataagagagtgaataatgttgagaagactcttctctatattattcttccCTACTATGTAAAATAAATTgcatagtagtactaattattttatttactgtAATTTCGAATTAAACTAGAAATCATGTGAAAATTTGTCATTTCTAtatcatttcttttttattgcTACGAGTGATAATGTGATATGGTAGTAGCTAATAATTCAATTGAATTTAAAATCTAGGAACATTTACATACACCATTTTATGTACATTtagttttactttttttttataattgtcGCTAGTTTTAATATAAGAACCGGATACTTTTTTCCCTATTACCACTAAATTATTTACCTCGTCATTCTAATTAGTATACGTTTATAATTACTTTTAATGTTCTTGTTCGAAGTTTTATTCAAAATGTATTCTTGGAGTATACAATTACTTTTTGAAAtgatatattttactttttttgaaatggtatatttcactttttgagaaggtaaatagaTGATATACATTTTTATTTACCTTTCTTTATTGAAGATGCTCTAAGGGGTAGAGCTAGAAGATTGTATTAGAAGGCAGAAATATAaatgtacaaacaaataaataaatataaagtaacaaaatatatataataataacaaagtactccctccgtccaacaaTAGCAGTCCCATTTCTAaagggcacgggttttaagaaagtttTGGAGTGTGTAATAGATGGTGTGTGATAGTGGAATTTGTGACCCACCTCAATTGTTTTaaacttttttacttcatcttgCATACAAGTAGAAGCAAGTATTTCACCTTTACACCATCATGCATTTGacctcagaaaaatttcatcataggCAGTGTGAAAAGCCTCCAAACCAGATAAAGGGTGacaattatacacaaaataatcaCCACAAACAAGCCCCATCAGCACAGCAACAACCAACAACAAATTCCACCAAGTATATCAACAATACACCATATAGCAGCAACATAATCGGCCAAACATCACAAATTTCATCATATAGCAGTAGATTAAACCTCATAAGCCAAATTGGGGTGGCTTAATCAAAACACAATCACCACAGTACATTAGAATGACCAAATAATTTAACCAACAATAAATTCTAGCAACATAATGGTCCAGACATCACAAATTTCATCATATagggcaagattaaatctcctAACCCAAAATGGAAGTGGCTAAATCACAATAACAAAATAACCCCTCAGAAACCCCTAATACAGATCAAGCAAGAATCTCCAAACCCTAGATAGGGGGTGATTCTTACATAACTCACAATTTTAGAGGAGATCTGCCATGCCGGACAAGAGAATCGGGAGAATCTCCTTGAACCACTCCTCTTCCTCAACAGGACGCCTCCGCTTCTTCTCCATCGGAGTTTCCCGGACCACAGTGGAGTCAGAATTTTCATAACCTGGCGTGTCAGGGAAATCGAGCATGGTCTCCGGCGTGTCAGGGACAATAAGCTCATAATCAAGCATGGTCTCCGTCGTGTCAGGAACTATGGTGGAATCAGTCACCATCCACGGCATAGCTTCCAGATCTGGGGTTTCAAGGAACATAAAGGGCAGAGAATCGGTCCAGGAACGGCCTTCGATCATCGGAGTTTCAGGAACCACGGTGGACATCGAATCACCCAACTCCCACGAGTATGTGGGGATAGGAGAAAGGTGGGTTGCAATAGGAGTCGGGATCGACCCCTCCGACGCATCGAAGGTCCACTCCGGCGTCGGATTCGGATGAGGAAAACGTGGAAGTTGAATACGGTTTCCCTCTGAATCTAACCCATAGACGAGGGTTAGGGTTTCAGAGGGTAATTGATCCATTTAGGGTAGAGTggggaagaggaggaggcggcgatCGGGAGGAGGAAGATGAGGCAGCGGTGAATTAGGGTTTCGCGTAGGAAGAGGAGGGCGAGAGAGCCGGCGATCggaaggaggaagaggaggcggCGGTGAATTAGGGTTTCGCGTAGGAAGAGGAGGGCGAGAGAGTGAGACCGACAGTGGGATAGAATGAGGGTATGAGAGAGTGATAGTGAAATTAGAGTTAGCGGGGGTGTTTTTTTATGGCAATTGTGTAAATTAGTGAGAAGGAGAAGGTAATTAAATTAGCCAAATATGGTAAgtagaaccgggactcctattcccgGACGtccgaaaatggaaaaatgggactcctattgttagacggagggagtacaatatatTAGCaataagtatatatattattttaacatCTGGAGCAAAAGTAAGAAATAATCATCGATGCATAGAAAAGGACAATGAGTTATTTCTAGGGAGTAAACATCGATACATAAAGCATAGAAAACGAGTGAGCCATACTTGTAAACCGTTGGGGGATATAAATGAACCGAAAAATACATTAGAAAAAGATGGATTTTGAGAATATAGTCATAGGTATGAGACGGCATATTCGATGAGAGCTTAACAGATTTGATAGGTTTACTAATCATACCAACAATGTACAATATATCTTATAGTTTCTGACATCCATCTCATAAAATCTCCAAGTTCAAATGTGTGTAGTCTTAAGTAATTTTAAGATGGTTATATCTTAGGAGGTGTGCAAAAAAGGATAAAAATACACTAGAAAAGACATATGTTAACTGTTAATCCATGGAGCAATTCTAAGACGTGTGAGCCTAGAAAGTTTCTAATGGAGCAAtttagacgtcaccacggttcgggaaccggcggttcacggttcggaaccgccggttccggttcgaaaatagtggaaccggaaccggcccggccaaggatcggcggttccggttccggaaccgtgaaCCACCGATTCACGTGAACCGCGGAACCGCCAAGGTTtgcccggttccgggccggttcatccggttcggcgggttttttgttttttttttgcattttaaatttgtaattcaagtaaaatatgtagatatatttgcataaataaaattagaataaagcgatgttcaaatgcaattttattgatacaaattacaactttaaaattacaaattacaactttaaaattgcaaactacaaacaactttaaaattacaaattacaactttaaaattacaaattacaactttaaaattacaaattacaacttcacaattataaattacaaaaacttaaagtcttgattacaatttacaaaattacatattcgaaacaaaggggagaaaaaagaaataaaggaaaaggacttgagctcaaattaaatttaaacttaaatttaaaatttaagttgaaatttaagttgagatgcctacgtatcctcaatgctcaattgcattttggaatcaaagtccacgtagttctcttaccttgcttacctatttggcttgattgGAGGAATTgacgcctactcttcttcgtcggggaagtagtcttggtcgggttgtactacttgattgtcccaattcggttcttggtctctaatttcggcggagcaccaatcatcaagtaacatggtggcttccatgttttgcccggtgagtctacttcttcggtcgtccaagacgttgcctccaacactaaaggcggactcgacggcgacagtggaagccggaaccgcaAAGAtttccttggccattgatgcaaggattggaaaatctttctcgtgtgatccccaccattctaggacgtcgatttgttggggaacgggacctccttcttcctcatttaatgaaaaatgtgagtcaaaatataaatctaactcacttgtcgAATGTGCcatccttcctccgctgctgaagccgtataggtccgccaattgggattggtcgtcggggtcatcaacttggaagaagccaaagttatgtgtttgacgagggggtctaggtcgaacttggtgggtagtgttgtacttggcttcgtaatcgtgaaagagagcccgcaagtcgaactcaaaatttctttggaggcttgggaggtgggggaggtttatttggaatgtttgggcaaggtttatgtagttgtcgtcatcttcgtcagtttgcaaagctcggagtggttcaagatcaatagaagccaaattgttgtaataaaattctaaaattttgaaagtaccaactagtttccactttggatccaaaactttggcaagcaaaaaaacagttgggatctcattgaaatacttgagccatttttcaaccatgtaatataaaacacacattagctcaagattgtttgtggaatttttcattgcagttttaaaaccaagtgatatgatcatgcaatgttctaaaacacgaacggatgtgcaataatacacacccgataactccatagtggcatttcgaaaacctttgaataatttaaataagctcatgctttgttcccaacaagaagatgttagatacaaatcatcaacagggtaagttctataaaaatcaactaaataatctatatgctctaatgtagattgcaacatgtcatatgtagagttccatctagtagacacgtctaaagtaaactttgtgtaccttattttcttcgagtggcaatacttcttccacgccttgccaatttgaggcttccagtggatcaaggatacaactgtagtaataggttgaatatgtctttgccataaagacaaagcatcttgtacacataagtttaaaatatgacaaatacatcgttggtgaaaatacttaccacttatcaccggggaacaagccgcaattaaatcggatatacttgcggtgttggcggttgcgttatcaaaaccaaccgaaaatatcttgttgcataactcatactcattcaaaacttgaataattagagatgcaattgcttgtgcggtgtgtggggaaggaaattgtctaaaaccaattaaacgtttatttaaagaccaactattgtctataaaatgacatgaaattcccatgtaggaatttcgttggaaagaatccgtccacacatcggagcaaatattaactttgtgccccaaggtggatagaaattttccaatctccctttttttgtcaaaaaactgacggttgttagatctttgagcagtagtgggggaattctttttgcagcaacattaaaagcttgttgcatagtaatttcatattttctatcattaaaaaaattgaacggcaaatgtttcattgccgcccatcttaccatggtatcggtaacatttttaggatcatatttaaatagtggcgtacctgtttgagacgatgagccggaggggaagttgatttgggtttgggacttagtatgcccatattccacggggtgttttgtcttcaaatgcttatggagagtaccatatcccccaccggttccaaagggatagactttatcgcaatagttgcaatatgctttgaactcacttgtctccacggtagtggtcggatcattaggatttaAAATTACAACCGgtaccttcttgtaatgtttggtgaagatatcggatttcaacttgggaggcatcttcttcttttgtcgtcctgcggaaggaggaggagcatcggcctcctcatcatcattttCGCTTACttggccggtgctagaagggggaaattgatgcgatccatcatcgcctttgtccgacgatagattcacatcgtactcgaaccgcgaagccgaatgtgaatgccccccttgttggtcgtcgtcgTCGGGCCCgccgagggcaagtaacaaggccgcatttatatcttcttcctcctacgaaaattatacgatacgactaagtaaaaatactaacacaaatgAATTTAATactaacataaaaataaaacacattagaacttacttgtgctcgaagagcggctcgccttcccacctcctccgcaacttgtgctctagtaggggcacggcgacgacgagtatcactttgatcttgggcaagtCCATTTCCCCGATCACcgccacgacgagatgaagacatgatatttatggaaattcaAAGTGGAGAgtagagagtagtgtgattgtgtgaatatgataacgtgaacaacgtgagtaaattatgagcgcaaataacgtaaacaacttgagagaatgaggatggagaatagagaaattgagattgagagagaaattcttattaacacaagaatggggtgagtagaaatgaagaggatgtggggtatttataggggaaaattgtgattaaaaaaaaatcaaattttgaaaaatcacggcgaaaccgccggtttgccgccggaaccgccggttttcggtggaaccggcggttttgaggatcgtttgaaatttcaaattttgaaaaatgcggCCGGAATCGCCGGTtttcgccggaaccggcggtttttcagCCGAAGCCGGCGGTTTCCG
This sequence is a window from Salvia splendens isolate huo1 chromosome 14, SspV2, whole genome shotgun sequence. Protein-coding genes within it:
- the LOC121764833 gene encoding glutaredoxin-C1-like, coding for MHYQTGSGSCKVPLKRSVATDPMERIERMAAAHAVVIFSDSTCCMCHTAKRLFCSLGVSPVVYEIDQDPRGEDLSKALLRLHGGAAPVPTVFIGGKLVGAIDSVMASHINGSLVRLLKEAGALWL